One window of Brevibacterium pigmentatum genomic DNA carries:
- a CDS encoding WXG100 family type VII secretion target produces the protein MSFEVDAERVQSAATAAANTSRNLASESDTMTRNLLALQECWRGSASQNFQAVVNQWERAQKQLMESLDSVHGALHTAARQYSEVEAANSRLFAP, from the coding sequence ATGAGTTTCGAAGTCGACGCCGAACGTGTCCAATCTGCTGCCACCGCCGCCGCCAACACCTCCCGCAACCTCGCGTCCGAATCCGACACGATGACGCGCAATCTGCTCGCTCTCCAAGAATGCTGGCGCGGCAGTGCGTCACAGAACTTCCAGGCCGTGGTCAACCAGTGGGAGCGTGCCCAGAAGCAGCTCATGGAATCGCTCGACTCCGTCCACGGTGCGCTCCACACAGCCGCCCGGCAGTACTCCGAAGTCGAAGCGGCGAACTCGCGCCTCTTCGCTCCCTGA
- a CDS encoding PspA/IM30 family protein, giving the protein MSIFQRIATIFGAKANKALDKAENPNETLDYSYQKQLELLQKVRRGVADVATSRKRLELQINQLEQQQNKLSGQAEKAMQIGREELAREALTRKSGLTQQITDLQTQHEGLQGEEQKLTLASQRLQAKVDAFRTKKETLKATYNAADAQTKIGEAFSGISEELGDVGLAVQRAEDKTASLQARAGAVDELLASGALDDVTGTQKDDITAQLDSLSSENDVEMELQRMRESLPAGSEKQDQKSLEGEDKQ; this is encoded by the coding sequence ATGAGTATCTTCCAACGGATCGCGACGATCTTCGGTGCCAAGGCCAACAAAGCTCTGGACAAGGCCGAGAACCCCAACGAAACCCTTGACTATTCGTACCAGAAGCAGCTTGAACTGCTGCAGAAGGTCCGCCGCGGTGTTGCCGATGTCGCCACCAGCCGCAAACGCCTCGAGCTGCAGATCAACCAGCTCGAGCAGCAGCAGAACAAGCTCTCCGGTCAGGCCGAGAAGGCCATGCAGATCGGCCGCGAGGAGCTCGCCCGTGAGGCTCTGACCCGCAAGTCCGGCCTGACCCAGCAGATCACCGATCTGCAGACTCAGCACGAAGGACTGCAGGGTGAGGAGCAGAAGCTCACTCTCGCCTCGCAGCGCCTGCAGGCAAAGGTCGACGCCTTCCGCACTAAGAAGGAGACCCTCAAGGCCACGTACAATGCCGCCGACGCGCAGACCAAGATCGGCGAAGCGTTCTCGGGCATCTCGGAAGAGCTCGGCGACGTCGGGCTCGCCGTCCAGCGTGCCGAGGACAAGACCGCCTCGCTGCAGGCCCGCGCCGGTGCCGTCGATGAGCTCCTCGCTTCCGGTGCTCTCGACGATGTCACGGGTACCCAGAAGGACGACATCACCGCTCAGCTCGATTCCCTCTCCAGCGAGAACGACGTGGAGATGGAACTTCAGCGGATGCGTGAGTCCCTGCCTGCCGGTTCCGAGAAGCAGGACCAGAAGTCGCTCGAAGGTGAGGATAAGCAATGA
- the pspAA gene encoding PspA-associated protein PspAA, whose amino-acid sequence MIIRIMGEGQFDVLNVDQNLLQKYDNQVEDAVNAGNEEAARTALSALHDYVTANGQPVADDYLGSSDVVIPFVDATLAEIAELLTGEGFIPDPA is encoded by the coding sequence ATGATCATCCGCATCATGGGCGAAGGGCAGTTCGACGTTCTGAACGTCGACCAGAACCTGCTCCAGAAGTACGACAACCAGGTCGAGGATGCCGTCAATGCGGGCAATGAGGAAGCCGCCCGCACCGCACTGAGTGCCCTCCACGACTACGTCACGGCCAACGGGCAGCCGGTTGCCGATGACTACCTCGGATCCTCCGATGTCGTCATCCCCTTCGTCGACGCCACCTTGGCCGAGATCGCCGAACTGCTCACCGGCGAGGGCTTCATCCCGGATCCGGCCTGA
- the htpX gene encoding zinc metalloprotease HtpX, translating to MKNRFVRDNGLTMRMGWTIFLNGLIYVVLILAIWWIVGQSVGGVIVAVLISAGAFFFQWYFSDKIAMRAMGGREVSPEEAPELHTIVDRLCQLADSTKPRVAVSNSSIPNAFATGRSPERSVVCVTRGLLEKLDRDEVEVVLAHELSHVAHRDVTVMTVAGVTGVVAALMMRAGYYMSFGRSNNNNNGIPIQLLFILVGAVVYGLSFVLIRALSRYRELAADRAAAILTGAPSTLASALTKLSGDMAKIPEKDLRSSASANHLALIPAISGKAAFGQLFSTHPSLEKRLEQLAKISAQLSRPE from the coding sequence ATGAAGAATCGCTTCGTCAGAGACAACGGACTGACCATGCGGATGGGATGGACGATCTTCCTCAACGGCCTGATCTATGTCGTGCTCATCCTCGCGATCTGGTGGATCGTCGGCCAGAGCGTCGGCGGCGTCATCGTCGCCGTCCTCATCAGTGCCGGCGCGTTCTTCTTCCAGTGGTACTTCTCCGACAAGATCGCCATGCGCGCGATGGGCGGTAGGGAGGTCTCCCCCGAGGAGGCTCCAGAGCTGCATACGATCGTCGACCGACTCTGCCAGCTGGCCGATTCGACGAAGCCCCGCGTGGCCGTCTCGAATTCTTCCATCCCCAATGCCTTCGCCACCGGCCGCTCCCCCGAACGCTCGGTGGTGTGCGTGACCCGTGGTCTGCTCGAGAAGCTCGATCGTGATGAAGTCGAGGTCGTGCTCGCCCACGAGCTCTCCCACGTGGCCCACCGCGACGTGACCGTGATGACCGTCGCCGGTGTCACCGGTGTCGTCGCCGCACTGATGATGCGCGCCGGGTACTACATGAGCTTCGGACGGTCGAACAACAATAACAACGGCATCCCGATCCAGCTGCTGTTCATCCTCGTCGGAGCCGTCGTCTACGGGCTTTCATTCGTCCTCATCCGCGCTCTCTCCCGGTATCGTGAGCTTGCCGCCGACCGTGCCGCTGCCATCCTCACCGGTGCACCGTCGACTCTGGCGTCGGCACTGACGAAGCTGAGCGGGGACATGGCCAAGATCCCGGAGAAGGACCTGCGGTCGTCCGCCTCGGCGAACCACCTGGCTCTCATCCCCGCCATCAGCGGAAAGGCCGCATTCGGCCAGCTCTTCTCCACCCACCCCTCACTCGAGAAGCGCCTGGAGCAGCTGGCGAAGATCTCCGCCCAGCTCTCCCGCCCCGAGTGA
- the pspAB gene encoding PspA-associated protein PspAB, which produces MGFFDALLGRSKPKRANLDDLFALPPAALTLQAATGFTPTGIGAVAFRQVEGAAFQTAESESVALIGSDPAASVRQENDGFGFTWQVVADENAEVVNLVTNIHAVNSALVNQGFDTMLLCTTVYFVHPDGRRMALVYQYKRGTFYPFVQSAPKQRDNPLEIQVKGVLSNELPFEEDTSNWSALWDAPGMNDTPGAPELQ; this is translated from the coding sequence ATGGGATTCTTCGACGCACTGCTCGGCCGGTCCAAACCGAAACGGGCCAACCTCGACGACCTCTTCGCCCTGCCCCCGGCAGCATTGACACTGCAGGCCGCGACCGGCTTCACGCCCACGGGCATCGGGGCCGTCGCCTTCCGTCAGGTCGAGGGCGCCGCTTTCCAAACTGCTGAGTCCGAAAGCGTCGCCCTCATCGGCTCCGACCCGGCCGCCTCGGTGAGGCAGGAGAACGACGGCTTCGGGTTCACCTGGCAGGTCGTTGCCGATGAGAACGCCGAGGTGGTCAACCTCGTCACGAACATCCACGCCGTGAACTCGGCGCTGGTCAATCAGGGATTCGACACCATGCTGCTGTGCACGACCGTGTACTTCGTCCACCCCGATGGACGTCGGATGGCATTGGTCTACCAGTACAAGCGCGGAACCTTCTATCCGTTCGTGCAGTCGGCACCGAAGCAGCGTGACAACCCCCTGGAGATCCAGGTCAAGGGCGTGCTCTCCAATGAACTGCCGTTCGAAGAGGATACGTCGAACTGGTCGGCTCTGTGGGACGCCCCGGGTATGAATGACACCCCGGGCGCTCCCGAGCTGCAGTAG
- a CDS encoding RNA-binding S4 domain-containing protein, whose amino-acid sequence MDTIEIRGESIRLGQLLKLHGIAEHGAMAKDMIADGEVSVNGEVETRRGATIRPGDRIEALGEVIEVAAEHG is encoded by the coding sequence ATGGACACGATCGAAATCCGCGGCGAGTCGATCAGACTCGGTCAGCTGCTCAAACTGCACGGCATCGCCGAACACGGTGCTATGGCCAAGGACATGATCGCCGACGGTGAGGTCAGCGTCAACGGCGAGGTCGAGACCCGTCGAGGCGCCACGATCCGTCCCGGCGACCGCATCGAAGCCCTCGGCGAAGTCATCGAGGTGGCTGCCGAGCACGGCTGA
- a CDS encoding sulfite exporter TauE/SafE family protein — MEPVVVLILFAVFLGALSQRVTGMGFGLVSGPFLVLLLDPFSGVILVNICGIVASFSVFVRTFAEVEWPPFRHLALGAVLGTIPGALLSAALPTAPLQILIGVLIVVSLISSLTLGKLGRTIPANLGTRLTAGLFSGAMSAAAGAGGPAVSAYAVLTNWEQRSFAATLQPFLVVGTASAVVMKVIIDGGTWPHLEAGVWIGLGLVLVAGLAGGDWLARHIDVGVARIGMLVLAFGGGIAALVKGLQTLV; from the coding sequence GTGGAACCCGTCGTCGTGCTCATCCTCTTCGCAGTGTTCCTCGGTGCATTGTCCCAACGCGTCACCGGGATGGGATTCGGCCTGGTCAGCGGCCCCTTCCTCGTCCTCCTCCTCGACCCGTTCAGCGGAGTCATCCTCGTCAACATCTGCGGAATCGTCGCCTCATTCTCCGTCTTCGTCCGCACCTTCGCCGAGGTGGAATGGCCGCCGTTCCGACACCTTGCCTTGGGTGCCGTGCTTGGCACCATCCCCGGCGCATTGCTTTCGGCTGCGCTGCCCACCGCACCTCTGCAGATCCTCATCGGCGTCCTGATCGTCGTCTCCCTCATCAGCTCACTGACCTTGGGGAAGCTGGGGCGGACGATTCCCGCGAACCTCGGCACACGGCTGACGGCCGGACTCTTCTCCGGGGCGATGTCGGCCGCGGCTGGAGCCGGGGGTCCGGCGGTGAGCGCCTACGCTGTGCTGACGAATTGGGAGCAGCGGTCGTTCGCGGCAACCCTGCAGCCGTTCCTCGTCGTCGGGACCGCCTCAGCGGTGGTGATGAAGGTGATCATCGACGGAGGGACCTGGCCGCATCTGGAGGCCGGGGTCTGGATCGGGCTCGGTCTCGTCCTCGTGGCTGGCCTCGCAGGTGGTGACTGGCTCGCCCGTCATATAGACGTGGGCGTAGCGCGGATCGGGATGCTCGTCCTCGCCTTCGGCGGCGGAATCGCGGCCTTGGTCAAAGGCCTCCAGACTCTCGTCTAA
- a CDS encoding DUF1707 SHOCT-like domain-containing protein, which yields MNASPLWSRFSADPRSYGQVRASDADRAVVSDVLSEAYALGQLDVEEFDERTEAAAKIKTLGEVPALIEDLVLTDPAETEPSQLDDAGRAQALARLEEDRVPITPEQIDAAAQKYYEDRVRRSLLGAVAGPVGIVLAIWAFSSIASGQFIFFWPIFVIVPTLLGGLGRIAHKDEIIRNRKKELTRRARAHLGDAEAQRQIEQGETPERDFEADFGTGLQPPHPSHPPYSPGQISRREERDRRRSHRRHNRDNPWD from the coding sequence ATGAACGCCAGCCCCCTCTGGTCGCGGTTCAGCGCAGATCCGCGCTCGTATGGGCAGGTCCGGGCCTCTGATGCCGATCGCGCGGTCGTCAGTGATGTCCTCTCGGAGGCTTACGCCCTCGGTCAGCTCGACGTGGAGGAGTTCGATGAACGCACCGAGGCTGCCGCGAAGATCAAAACGCTCGGTGAGGTCCCAGCACTGATCGAGGACCTCGTCCTCACTGATCCTGCAGAGACCGAACCCAGCCAACTCGATGATGCGGGGCGCGCACAGGCGCTGGCTCGCCTCGAGGAGGATCGGGTGCCGATCACGCCGGAGCAGATCGATGCCGCGGCGCAGAAGTACTACGAGGATCGGGTGCGCCGGTCGCTGCTCGGCGCAGTCGCGGGCCCGGTCGGGATCGTGCTGGCGATCTGGGCGTTCTCGTCGATCGCCTCTGGCCAGTTCATCTTCTTCTGGCCGATCTTCGTCATCGTGCCCACACTGCTCGGCGGTTTGGGACGCATCGCCCACAAGGACGAGATCATCCGCAATCGGAAGAAGGAGCTCACGCGCCGGGCCCGGGCCCACCTCGGCGATGCCGAGGCTCAACGGCAAATCGAACAGGGTGAGACTCCCGAGCGGGATTTTGAAGCTGACTTCGGTACGGGGCTGCAGCCGCCGCATCCGTCCCACCCGCCCTACTCGCCCGGTCAGATCTCACGCCGGGAGGAACGGGACCGGCGCCGTTCGCACCGCCGCCATAACCGCGACAATCCCTGGGACTGA
- a CDS encoding nuclear transport factor 2-like protein: MTFTGTDACGNSPKNVFVATFEENLFNGDKEALAEVIADDCVLQIVHASAVETHTGREAVVEALLKLSAHSPEVGHLEAAITHGKAAAAWGYWQSEADGDDLRHFSHTMWFTTHKAQDFGQIRIFQV, from the coding sequence ATGACTTTCACCGGCACCGATGCTTGCGGAAACAGTCCGAAGAACGTCTTCGTCGCGACGTTCGAAGAGAATCTCTTCAACGGGGACAAAGAGGCCCTCGCCGAGGTGATCGCCGACGACTGCGTCCTCCAGATCGTTCATGCCTCCGCCGTCGAGACCCACACCGGGCGGGAGGCCGTCGTCGAAGCGCTGCTGAAACTGTCCGCTCATTCGCCGGAGGTCGGCCACCTCGAAGCGGCGATCACTCACGGCAAGGCCGCGGCGGCGTGGGGCTACTGGCAATCCGAGGCCGACGGCGACGACCTGCGACACTTCTCGCACACCATGTGGTTCACCACTCACAAAGCCCAGGACTTCGGACAGATCCGAATCTTCCAGGTCTGA
- the groL gene encoding chaperonin GroEL (60 kDa chaperone family; promotes refolding of misfolded polypeptides especially under stressful conditions; forms two stacked rings of heptamers to form a barrel-shaped 14mer; ends can be capped by GroES; misfolded proteins enter the barrel where they are refolded when GroES binds), whose amino-acid sequence MAKMIAFDEEARRGLEAGLNQLADAVKVTLGPRGRNVVLEKQWGAPTITNDGVSIAKEIELEDPYEKIGAELVKEVAKKTDDVAGDGTTTATVLAQALVREGLRNVAAGADPLSLKRGIEKAVEAVTNVLLGNAIDIETKEQIAATAGISAGDPAIGELIAEAIDKVGKEGVVTVEESNTFGLELELTEGMRFDKGYISGYFVTDTDRQEAVLEDPYILIVNSKISNVKDLLPVLEKVQQSNKPLFIIAEDVEGEALAVLVLNKLKGTFKSVAVKAPGFGDRRKAQLADIAILTGGQVVSEEVGLKLDSVTTDLLGTARKVVITKDETTIVEGAGDAEEIAGRVAQIRAEIENSDSDYDREKLQERLAKLAGGVAVIKAGAATEVELKETKHRIEDAVRNAKAAVEEGIVAGGGVSLIQAGKAAFADLALEGDEATGANIVKVAIEAPLKQIATNAGLEAGVVADKVANLEAGFGLNAATGEYEDLLAAGINDPVKVTRSALQNAASIAGLFLTTESVVADKPEKAAAGADAAAGMDGMGGMGGMGF is encoded by the coding sequence ATGGCAAAGATGATTGCATTCGACGAAGAAGCTCGTCGAGGACTCGAAGCTGGCCTCAACCAGCTTGCGGACGCGGTCAAGGTGACCCTTGGACCCCGCGGTCGCAATGTCGTGCTCGAAAAGCAGTGGGGCGCACCGACCATCACCAACGATGGCGTCTCCATTGCCAAGGAGATCGAACTCGAGGACCCCTACGAGAAGATCGGCGCCGAGCTCGTCAAGGAAGTCGCCAAGAAGACTGACGACGTCGCAGGCGACGGAACCACCACCGCTACCGTGCTCGCACAGGCTCTCGTCCGCGAAGGCCTGCGCAACGTGGCAGCCGGTGCTGATCCGCTCAGCCTCAAGCGCGGCATCGAGAAGGCCGTTGAGGCCGTCACGAACGTTCTGCTGGGCAACGCCATCGATATCGAGACCAAGGAACAGATCGCCGCTACCGCTGGAATCTCCGCTGGGGATCCCGCAATCGGTGAACTGATCGCCGAGGCCATCGACAAGGTCGGCAAGGAAGGCGTCGTCACCGTCGAGGAGTCCAACACCTTCGGACTCGAGCTCGAACTGACCGAGGGTATGCGCTTCGACAAGGGCTACATCTCGGGTTACTTCGTCACCGACACCGATCGCCAGGAAGCTGTCCTTGAGGATCCCTACATCCTCATCGTCAACTCCAAGATCTCGAACGTGAAGGATCTGCTGCCCGTCCTCGAGAAGGTCCAGCAGTCCAACAAGCCGCTGTTCATCATCGCCGAAGACGTCGAGGGCGAAGCCCTGGCCGTCCTGGTGCTGAACAAGCTCAAGGGCACCTTCAAGTCCGTGGCCGTCAAGGCTCCGGGCTTCGGTGACCGTCGCAAGGCTCAGCTCGCCGACATCGCCATCCTCACCGGTGGCCAGGTCGTGTCCGAGGAAGTCGGGCTCAAGCTCGACAGCGTGACCACCGACCTGCTGGGTACCGCCCGCAAGGTCGTCATCACCAAGGACGAGACCACTATCGTCGAGGGCGCGGGAGACGCCGAGGAGATCGCCGGACGGGTCGCCCAGATCCGCGCCGAGATCGAGAACTCGGACTCCGACTACGACCGTGAGAAGCTGCAGGAACGTCTGGCCAAGCTGGCCGGCGGCGTTGCAGTCATCAAGGCCGGAGCCGCCACCGAGGTTGAGCTCAAGGAAACCAAGCACCGCATCGAAGATGCCGTGCGCAATGCCAAGGCTGCTGTGGAAGAGGGAATCGTCGCCGGTGGCGGCGTCTCGCTCATCCAGGCGGGCAAGGCCGCATTCGCCGACCTCGCACTCGAGGGAGACGAGGCCACCGGTGCCAACATCGTCAAGGTTGCCATCGAAGCCCCGCTGAAGCAGATCGCCACGAACGCCGGCCTCGAAGCCGGTGTGGTTGCCGACAAGGTCGCCAACCTCGAAGCCGGATTCGGTCTCAACGCCGCAACCGGTGAGTACGAGGACCTGCTGGCCGCCGGCATCAATGACCCGGTCAAGGTGACCCGCTCTGCTCTGCAGAACGCCGCCTCGATCGCCGGTCTGTTCCTCACCACCGAGTCGGTCGTCGCCGACAAGCCCGAAAAGGCCGCCGCAGGTGCAGACGCAGCTGCCGGAATGGACGGCATGGGTGGAATGGGCGGCATGGGCTTCTGA
- a CDS encoding cold-shock protein — MAQGTVKWFNAEKGYGFITLEGDNQDVFVHWSAIQMDGYRSLEEGQQVQFEVGEGQKGPQAESVTLL, encoded by the coding sequence ATGGCACAAGGTACCGTCAAGTGGTTCAACGCTGAAAAGGGCTATGGATTCATCACCCTCGAAGGCGACAACCAGGACGTGTTCGTTCACTGGAGCGCAATCCAGATGGACGGCTACCGCTCTCTCGAAGAGGGCCAGCAGGTTCAGTTCGAAGTTGGAGAAGGACAAAAGGGTCCTCAGGCGGAGTCCGTCACCCTCCTCTGA
- a CDS encoding LytR C-terminal domain-containing protein codes for MTDEFDEIEPGRRSGAHRQESAASSNIGAISLVIILALVAVLLVVAAINIIFSSMGNPESKIADPPASESSSAEPSPSESEVSVADDSITVDVLNGSGVSGAAKKFSEAVEEKGWKLGQVGNYSTNLSDSTVYYNGEENASQAKLVAKSLGVSATEASSDFEADVTVVICSDIADRGPESSGGGSD; via the coding sequence ATGACCGACGAATTCGACGAGATCGAGCCCGGCCGGCGCAGCGGTGCCCATCGACAGGAGTCCGCGGCGTCGTCGAACATCGGTGCCATCTCGCTGGTCATCATCCTCGCCCTGGTCGCCGTCCTGCTGGTCGTGGCCGCCATCAACATCATCTTCTCCTCGATGGGCAATCCCGAGTCGAAGATCGCCGACCCTCCGGCCTCCGAATCGTCGTCGGCAGAACCCTCACCGAGCGAGAGCGAAGTCAGCGTCGCCGACGACTCGATCACCGTCGACGTGCTCAACGGCTCGGGAGTCTCCGGTGCTGCGAAGAAGTTCTCCGAGGCTGTCGAAGAGAAGGGCTGGAAGCTCGGCCAGGTCGGCAACTATTCGACGAACCTCTCTGATTCGACCGTGTACTACAACGGCGAAGAGAACGCTTCGCAGGCGAAGCTCGTCGCCAAGTCACTGGGAGTCTCGGCCACGGAGGCCTCGTCCGACTTCGAAGCCGACGTGACCGTCGTCATCTGTTCGGACATCGCCGATCGCGGGCCGGAGTCCAGTGGAGGCGGCTCGGACTGA
- a CDS encoding DUF3263 domain-containing protein produces MPPNDDTSELSELEVAVLEFERRWWKYGGAKDHAIRERFDMSATSYFQILNSLLDNPAALASDPMLVKRLRRIRSTRQSERAQARVSR; encoded by the coding sequence ATGCCGCCGAACGACGACACCTCAGAACTGAGCGAGCTCGAGGTGGCCGTTTTGGAGTTCGAGCGGCGGTGGTGGAAGTACGGAGGCGCCAAGGACCACGCGATCCGTGAGCGCTTCGACATGTCGGCCACCAGCTACTTCCAGATCCTCAACTCGCTTCTTGACAACCCTGCAGCTCTGGCCAGCGATCCCATGCTGGTCAAGCGCCTTCGCCGAATCCGCAGCACGCGGCAGAGCGAGCGCGCCCAAGCCCGCGTCTCGAGGTAG
- a CDS encoding aldehyde dehydrogenase family protein, which yields MSEFPEAKNWKMLIGGEWVDAADGDTTDVITPIDRNVVIAKVPNGKDADADRAVKAARKAFPEWAALPFKERQKKLLACADALEAASEELAQLTAIDTGNAIRTQARPETIILADLFRYMGGVAGEVKGNTLPAGDKQLQYTKRVPLGVVAGILPWNSPLMIAAFKTPAAIAAGNTIVLKCAEDAPLTILKMAEIIADILPAGVLNVVTGKGSVIGEALNVHPDVDKVSFTGSTSVGRHVAELAGGRLAHSSMELGGKSPNIIFPDSNDDDTLEQVLLSTRFARQGQSCTMGSRLFLHEDIYDDFLSKLVDAVSKMTVGDPRDESTDIGCIINQKQYDQVASYIEMGKAMDGVEIAYDGSDSLEVGEPGFYHAPVIFSKAKNDWQTSREEIFGPVLSVIPWKDIDEVIDMANDSDFGLAAFVFTKDVDAALTMANRIESGWVQVNQGGGQLPGQSYGGMKTSGFGREASLEGMLEGFTQIKQVNIRIR from the coding sequence ATGTCGGAATTCCCAGAGGCCAAGAACTGGAAGATGCTCATCGGCGGAGAGTGGGTCGATGCCGCTGACGGCGACACCACCGACGTCATCACCCCGATCGACCGCAACGTCGTCATCGCCAAGGTGCCCAACGGCAAGGACGCCGACGCCGACCGTGCCGTCAAGGCCGCGCGGAAGGCCTTCCCGGAATGGGCGGCCCTGCCGTTCAAGGAGCGCCAGAAGAAGCTTCTGGCCTGCGCCGATGCTCTCGAGGCCGCTTCGGAGGAGCTCGCTCAGCTGACCGCGATCGACACCGGCAACGCGATCCGCACCCAGGCTCGCCCGGAGACGATCATCCTGGCCGACCTGTTCCGCTACATGGGCGGCGTCGCCGGTGAGGTCAAGGGCAACACCCTGCCCGCCGGAGACAAGCAGCTCCAGTACACCAAGCGCGTGCCCCTGGGTGTCGTCGCCGGCATCCTGCCGTGGAACTCGCCGCTGATGATCGCCGCCTTCAAGACCCCTGCCGCGATCGCCGCCGGCAACACGATCGTCCTCAAATGCGCCGAGGATGCACCGCTGACCATTCTCAAGATGGCCGAGATCATCGCCGACATCCTCCCTGCCGGTGTGCTCAACGTCGTCACCGGCAAGGGCTCGGTCATCGGTGAGGCCCTCAACGTCCACCCCGACGTCGACAAGGTCTCATTCACCGGATCGACGAGCGTCGGCCGTCACGTCGCCGAGCTGGCCGGTGGTCGACTCGCGCATTCGTCGATGGAGCTCGGCGGCAAGTCCCCGAACATCATCTTCCCGGACTCGAACGATGACGACACCCTCGAGCAGGTGCTGCTGTCGACCCGCTTCGCCCGCCAGGGCCAGTCGTGCACCATGGGCTCGCGTCTGTTCCTCCACGAAGACATCTACGACGACTTCCTGTCCAAGCTCGTCGACGCGGTGTCGAAGATGACGGTCGGCGACCCCCGCGATGAGTCCACCGACATCGGCTGCATCATCAACCAGAAGCAGTACGACCAGGTCGCCAGCTACATCGAGATGGGCAAGGCGATGGACGGCGTCGAGATCGCCTATGACGGCTCCGATTCGCTGGAAGTCGGCGAACCCGGCTTCTACCACGCGCCCGTGATCTTCTCGAAGGCGAAGAACGACTGGCAGACCAGCCGTGAAGAGATCTTCGGCCCCGTCCTCTCGGTCATCCCGTGGAAGGACATCGACGAGGTTATCGACATGGCCAACGACTCCGACTTCGGACTCGCGGCCTTCGTCTTCACCAAGGACGTCGACGCGGCCCTGACCATGGCCAACCGGATCGAATCCGGCTGGGTCCAGGTCAACCAGGGCGGCGGCCAGCTGCCCGGCCAGTCCTACGGCGGCATGAAGACCTCCGGCTTCGGACGAGAGGCATCGCTGGAAGGCATGCTCGAAGGGTTCACCCAGATCAAGCAGGTCAACATCCGCATCCGCTGA
- a CDS encoding uracil-DNA glycosylase has translation MTSTPPLTEIMSHDWANALAGVEDRIHSMGDFLRDENAAGRAYLPAGDFVFRAFAEPLSEVKVLIVGQDPYPTPGHAIGLSFAVDPEVRPLPRSLGNIYKELESDLGIPPAQHGDLRAWSRQGVMLLNRALTVSPGEPASHRGKGWEEITERAITALIERDHPLVAILWGRDARNLAPLLTSGTAEVAIIESAHPSPLSARRGFFGSRPFSRTNDLLAQKGIEPIDWALPDQV, from the coding sequence ATGACGTCGACGCCTCCGCTGACCGAGATCATGTCCCACGATTGGGCGAACGCCCTGGCCGGAGTGGAGGATCGCATCCACTCGATGGGCGATTTCCTCCGCGACGAGAACGCCGCCGGCCGCGCCTACCTGCCCGCCGGAGACTTCGTCTTCCGCGCCTTCGCCGAGCCTCTGTCCGAGGTCAAGGTCCTCATCGTCGGTCAGGATCCCTACCCGACGCCCGGCCACGCCATCGGCCTGTCATTCGCCGTCGACCCCGAGGTCCGCCCCCTGCCGAGGTCACTGGGCAATATCTATAAGGAGCTCGAGTCCGATCTCGGCATCCCACCGGCCCAGCACGGGGACCTGCGGGCATGGTCACGGCAGGGAGTCATGTTGCTCAACCGCGCCCTCACCGTCTCCCCCGGCGAACCCGCGTCCCACCGCGGCAAGGGGTGGGAGGAGATCACGGAACGGGCGATCACCGCGCTGATCGAACGCGATCACCCGCTCGTCGCCATCCTCTGGGGCCGAGATGCCCGGAACCTCGCTCCCCTGCTGACATCGGGCACCGCCGAGGTGGCCATCATCGAATCCGCGCATCCGTCACCGTTGTCGGCCCGGCGGGGCTTCTTCGGCTCCCGCCCGTTCTCGCGCACGAATGATCTGCTCGCCCAGAAGGGCATCGAACCGATCGATTGGGCCCTGCCGGATCAGGTCTGA